tGATTTGATGGATCCAAGTTGACTCAACTTAAActctaatttgaattatttcaaGTCACATTTGACTcgtttgaattatatattaaactaactcgattcaaatctaacccAAGATCCTCAAACTTCACActtaaatttttacaaattaatcAATCGTTTTATTATCTAAAGGATATCGTGGATACAATATCACTACAAAAGGATATGATAATAACGAATTTCTTCCCATAATTATAAAGATTCTCATGAATTGGCCAACCTAGTTAAACTTTAttgaaaaacagaaaattaacaAGATTCTTGGTATGTAATTAGGAGTGAATACAAACCAAATCAATCTCAAATACCTCttagtttaagttcaatttgaataaaaaataaatcaattcaaattcatcgaaccaaaattaaagataactCAAGTTCAACTACATCCTTAAGTTTGAAGCTCaaagtttagctcaaatttataattcaaattcatgactcaaatTTGTGACTTAAGTTTACAATTCAtgacaaaacgatattattttgataattatttgatataacttAAATTAAGTTGTAAGCCAAGCTAAGACAAATCAAATCATCCATCTGGGTCATGAAATGAACCAAACCAAACTCTCTCTAACTCAAAATCGAATATTTCAGAAACAAGCGACCCTTCTATCTTAAACTCGGATCAAGTTTaaccaaaataaatttgaattgagccaGCCTAGCCCAATTTGCTCGATTTCAGCCCTACCGTTTGCAATAATATTAGttgaaaaaggccaaaaaagaTGCACAAAAATTCCACACCGGATGCATCAAAACTGAAGAATGTAACATTCACACTGAAAGAATAATAACACTATCTATAGGCTATTTTATCTAGTTTTGTGGCCGGcgatattattattaaatcttgATATGGTTTCTTCTTACAAAGGATGCCGTCCAAGGACAAGCATAGTTTGTCTacttcatctttcttctttccacAAGTTCAACTATAACTTCAACCCAATCACAAGCAGCTTAGATTACCTTTATCATATGAAttctaaggaaaaaaaaaatgccagTATTACACACCTCGATCAATATGTACATacatgtacacataatattatatgcattgTCTTGGTGCATATCGATTCGTATATAGAATTCCAGTATTTCAAAAGTCTCCTTCAAAGTTTTGACCAGGTGATCCAACTGCAGTCACATGAATAAGAGCAACAGTAAGAGATGTCCAATGAAACAAACCCATCTAAAAATTGCCTAAATTACTTACAGTGGATCACATTGTTGCCGCAGCTCGTAACAGAAAACATTCAAACAGATGTACTCTTTCCGGAATAAGAACCTCTAGAGAATCCAGTTGTTGATGAAGGGCTACCGTTGGCACCAGCATTAGGTGACACTGTGTTCTTCTCACTCTGGGAGGCCAAATAATCAAGTGCTACCACGATATCGCCAATCATAGGGCGGTAAGTGGCTTCCTCATTTAGACACATAGCAGTGATAGCAATTGCATAGTTTAAACATCGGCGAGGGAAGCGTCCTTGCAACCGAGGATCAGCCAGATGGGAGTACTTCTTTTGGTCTCTTAACAATGGCCGAGACTGCAAGGGAAAGAAGAAGATACAAATCATGTAAAAAGCGGAAAGAAGAATCATTTAACTGTCATCAAATAGTCACTGTTTTCATTAAATTCTTGTTACACTGGGTTTAATAACTAAGAATTTTACAGTTGATGCACAATTGACCAAAAAATCACAGTTTACGTTGcagaaatttaatatttaacaatagGGCACACAACGACACACACtcaacttaaaataataataataaagtaactCAGTTGGACATCCATGCACAAAATCTAGGCTGGTACATACAAAGCCCAGCAAAACCAGTAGGAGAAAGGAGTTCCAGAGAGAGTGGGAGCATGTATAAGATGATAAAACACAAGCACCATTGTTAAACGATTGCAAAGCCATCAATTcaacaaaggaaaagaaaaatgaagtgTCAACTCACCCAAGCCACTAGGTTCTGTTCCCCGTGTGCCTTAGTAAGATCTATTGCCTTCCGCCCTGTGATTAACTCCAAAAGTACAACaccaaaactataaatatcagATTTAACAGTCAATTTGCCACTCATGGCATACTCAGGGGCACAGTATCCATATGTTCCCATCACCCTAGTTGAAACATGTGTTTTATCACCAACAGGTCCCAATTTGGCAAGCCCAAAATCAGAGAGTTTTGGGTTGAAGTCATTGTCCAGCAAAATATTTGCGGCCTTCAAATCACGGTAAATGACAGGAGGATCTGCCTTGCAATGCAAATACTCAAGGCCATGAGCAGCACCAACGGCAATTTTCATGCGAGTGTTCCAACTCAGTGGCTCTTGGACGCCTTCCATATCTGTAAGAAAGAAGTATTTAAATTATCCTCACCATGTCCCATCTTTGTTagtaatttcaatatatttaatcataacaCCACAgagattataaaagataaagGGAGACAATGAAGAAGTgcttaatatatttgaaaggtAAAGATTCTGAATATGGTTCAAAATGAAATTCTCCCAAGCAATCTTCTGAAAGGCAAGAATCAACCATCAAAGTTACATCACAAAAAGAGTATTAGAGTGACACAACTTAAACATTGTTTGAGCAAGGCTGCCAATTAGGAAGATCTAAAACAGAGTGTGACATGAGGTAAAAGACCTACAGTAATGCATAGAACATACACTTCAAAATCTAGAATGAGTAACCTATAATGTTACACAAATCAggaatttgaaaaacaaacaacaaaacaaagatAATAGCATGTAATTAACAGGgttcaattcaaaaaaacaaataaaaaaaaaaaactctaccATAAAGATGATCTTCCAAACTACCCATTGGCATATACTCATAAACCAATAATCTCTGATCTCCAGCAGTACAGTAGCCAATTAAGGTAACAAGATTGGCATGGTGTAACAGACTCAGCATGAGAACCTCCACAATGAACTCTCGATGCCCCTGAACACCTTCATGATTAAGTTGTTTGACCGCAACAGTCTGCTCAAagtaaccaaatcaaatcaaatctaaaccCACAATATATGATCTAAATATTCTACTCTCTATAAACACAATTAGATTAACAGACTGAACACAGACACTTTTACAAGAAAAACCACCAAAATTTTAAAGCAGCTAGCTTGCCTGGCCTGATTCCAAACGCCCCTTGTAAACCTTTCCAAAACCTCCTTCACCAATCAAATTCACACCTTTAAAGTTCTTCGTTGCTATAGCTAGTTCACGGAATGTGAAACCACGCGCCCCTCCAGCTTTTGCGCCATTTTCCTTATCATGAACTCTCCCATTTTCTGCACCCAGAACACTCATTATTAACAGCCttcaattttaaacaaaatcaaaacttgAAACTAATATGAGCCAACTCTTAAAGTCAGAATttacagaagaaaaagaaagacttgataattgaaatgaaaagaaataccTGAAGATACAGAAGAATGGCGAGAAGTGGATCGAGTACCATTATCAATATCGACTTTGATGTCTTGTTTCTTTCGACTCAAACAAGAAAAGCAACTCATTTCTTTATCAAAACGCACAGCAGCTGCAAATTGCTATGTGTACAATAAACACATTCAAACAAACAGCAAAACAGAACCACTCATTTTACACtcactaaaatttcataatcatgagTACTAAAATTAACTGTAAAACGCTAACCGCTGTTAAGGAGAGAGCATGAACCAAGAAGAGACCCCAAATAAATACCCAAAAAAAtcccacaaaataaaaaaataaaataaaataaaatcgaCTTCCTCTTTAAGTCTTGAGATTCCATTGAAGAAGAGAACTGTTTTCCATATTAAAACCCcaccaaaaataataacaaaaacgACCCAAGTAATAATTATCATCCATGGATAACACcccaaaaacaaatttacacataaattactaaaaaaagtCAAGGAAAATAACTGAGTGAGGAACAGCTCATCAACaatcaacaacaacaaagaCTTAGTTGAGGGTGGAATTTTGGTGAGAAAAAGGGCAAATAggagaattaaaaaataaaaattaaattaaattacgcGAAAGAGTATAAACGAAACAAACATGTAATATATTTATCTTGCGTTTCGTTCAAAGACGGCTTCATTTCAGAGCGACAGTCAGAGATAAAGCGCCACATTTAGCGGCAACTAAACGTTTACTCTGAAACAATTAAGGCTTTCTGAAGTGGGTCTTTTTTTTTGTTGGCTGCATTAATGTTTGCGCATGATTGTTTTGTTGCCGCTTGCAGGTCGCTCTCCAACCTTCTCACATCTTACCATTATTACTATTCTCTCTGTTTCTGCATTTAAACCCTTCGGGCCACCTAAAATTCCTTTTTTGCCCTTGGTAGTTCTccgtattttcttttttgacacTGTTGGAACGGATTTCGGAAACGCCGCGTGATGACTTTTGTGTAAAAGACCGTAGGGCCCACCATCTCCCCCTTTCATCTTTTGTTATCGTTGTTAAAAGTCTTCATAAATGTGGACAATGTGACTAAGCAAGTTGTCACTTAAAGTTATACCAAGAAATTGATAGCCCAGGATTCAATCTAAActgtttatatttaaatctgAGTTTAGATCGaatgaaatgaatttaaattaaatattaaatttatttttataaaataaaatattatttaaattgatatgaatcaaatttattgttaaatttttttcaaattgagtttaaatctcaactcattaattttaaatagactttttttttatatttgaattaaatttaagttaaatcttgttcaaattcaacttaaaatGAATCTAACCGTAGCCTACGAGACCAGAATTGATAGTCGAAAATATAGTTAGATTTGATCAAAActacttaaacttaaatttagcATTAGATTAAATGAGTTGGAGTtgttctaaatatttaaattcaagttaatttaaagttaaattatttttaaattgagtttgagtctcAAGTTGTTAATCTTGAATTAGTTCTTTTAGATTTTTCGTATTTCCCTTTTATGATACTATTcgatataattgattttaaatttactcTTTCTTGTTCAAATTGATCTCAAGTTAAGCCTTATTAAAGGTTCAATCCTGATTGTATCCATCCCTAGCCTAATAGACCAAAATTGGTGGTTCAAGCTAGAGTTCCATTCAATTCGAACTACTTAAACTCTAATTCAAACTTGCATCAAATGAGCTGAGTGTAAGTcaaatattaaacttatttttgtaAAACAAGCTAGGATTGAGTcaattaaaacattcaaatttaagttgattcaaattaaatccagagttaaattattttttagccAATTATAAGCTTAAATTCATCTCTCTTAagttgacctttttttttttttttttaatgtttgaaacAATTTCAAATTAGTTTTACGCGGATTTGATCCATATCAAATCCAACCTTAGACCAAACTTTGCAGTCGTTCCCTTCATAACTATCGTAATTGGAAAATTTTCACTTTCACCCTTATTAGTTAATGACTTCTTTTGTATTTATGGTAAAATATCCAAAGTACCCACAAGATAGATATACTGAATTCGGggtttaaaattaaactacttTTTTATGTACGGGGTTGTGTTATTCAAAGTATAATCCATGAGTTtgccaatatatatatatatatatatatatatatatatatattttttacaaataagTGGACAATATGAGTGGCCCATTATCTaaagtttattttgattatgagATTCTTGTATCGGCTGGGACCGAAATGTAATCATAATGTTAAGTAGTGCCGTTTGgatttttgtcattattttatgaCTGgatcacattttcccaccctAGTTTTTGCTAAGTTTCGTTGGTCccattaaatatgtaaattacaCTTGGCCTTTGCTCCTCCATCCAATGAAAATTGTCTTCTTCCTCAGCCAATTCTATAGGTGAATAGAAACCGAGTCTGACCCagatatcttttaatttaagtttaatttaaataaataaataattttaagtcaAATCATATCTTTTTCAATGTAATATAATGTCGatagttcttttttttaatttgaaaagataaataacattAATGTCAATCTGCCGTTGTTATTTGTTTACGAAGTTGTATTTCGGATgagaatttatagtttaaaatttaaaggggtGGGAATGGAGTTTCCTCAAATGTTGTGTGGAAAAAATTTgctgttattttattttggtgTACAGCTACAATACACCTTTCAAATCAATCACAGTAATGCACATTCTTATCTTAAACTGAGTATGGGTCCGAAGTCCAAAATCCGTTTAGGCCCGCTGGTTTGATTGAACCCACAAAACCCCGATCTCCCACAAATTGGGTTCATTGATGGGCTTCCTTTGTTCTTGGGCCGACCCATAATATATTTGCCAAAGGAGTTAAGGTATGGAAGTGATTTGAAGCACACTCTTAGGGCTTGATTTAATCCGGACCAAACTTATACAGTTTAaagttgatttgaataaaaaagagttaatttaaGATCGATAAATTAagaatcaaaataatttataaatcgAAAGAGCCAAAGAGGTTGGTCCATGATGTCAAACAAAAATTCCCAATCCATATCACAAAATATTAtatctcttcttcatcttcatcatctatATTAGTCCATGGGTAATCACCCGAAATTTTCTTATTACTCAAAGAAATGGGATGACTCACAAAAATATGACATAACAcaatctaaaattttgttttgcctGGAGCATGCGTGATGTTGAACTAATTTTGAACGTCAGTTTCCTCTacaaaatattggaaaaataaaaaaccagcATTGAATCGCAAGACTAAATTAGGAAAAGTGTGGTTTAGTTAAATTTGCATTAAGTAAGTTACATTTTTTGGTGTGATTTTAACGGTGCGATTTGGTTAAAATCACACCTTGTAGATGTAATTCtgaattacatatttttaaatatgattttaactattatttggtaagattttgataatataataactttataaaagaaaaatagttaaaagtaatacgaaaatttaattatatattattgcatTAATGTTTTACTGACAAGTTGAGTTTTGAATAACattttgtagtttttaaatGGAATCAATGGGAAGTCATTTTTTACTAGACCTTAGCtggaaaatttttatatttttgtaagtatgaaaatttttttaatagaaaatgaaaaaggttAAACCGATTCGCACAATCAAAGCTCATCTAAGCCACAACTAGCAAAGATAGtaagaattaaataaacatcACATCGAAGGATAAACTCCTAAGATACAATCAATAATACAAAGTTACTATTCCCTTGAAAACTATCAAAAGAAGCTCAAAGATAGGGTTCAAGAGAACGTAAGTTGGGGAAAGGAAAAtgtgttatatgtataatttttatacataaataataacatatcatgattaaataattaaaaattaaagataaaacacttatttatattatgacatatcgttatttgtatataaaattattcatatagttttattcttaatttaatctataattaaaattaaaaaaaccaaatatacaATACTGTCAAAACATATagcttatataaatataagagcTGTTATTGAACAGTTTTGGATGATTGAATTGTCgtttatatatgaataagaTTCTATTGATGCATAAAGAGGTACTTTGGTTTCACAGTATCAACTCTAGTGATCAACAAGTCTAAACTTGCGTTGCACAACGTTTCTAGTTACTCACAGAGAAAACCCAAATTGGATTAATAAGTTTAACCAATCCAACCAAGATTCAAGACCCACCTCAGTTTGGGTTGGGTTCCACTTTTGAGCAAGATTGGcctataatcaaatcaaataaaccaTGCTATGTTATGGTTCAATCTTCAGGTCAATTCAATTTATCGGCTATGTTAGTATCACATAGTTTGCAAAAATTTGggtttcattttaatatatgcCTTTGGATTGGATTGACATGTGATAAATAGTGTAAATTGCACTAGGTCAACAATCAATCTCCAAGTCAATCTATTTCAATGGGTatgctaataataatattgttttgtaaaGTTTTTTACGATGAtatcacaaagaaaataaaaaaaaattgtaatggTTGGAACTCAACATTAAGTTCAACCACTGACCAGACAGCCCTGGCTCTAGATCGGGTCACGCCCCGATGCAGGTATTAAAACATTGGTTCTACTCCTAATTCAGGAGCATTTgattcataagaaaaaaaatcatggaACGCCTGGAATTTATGTTAGGGTGCCTTGCTTGCTCAATCGACTAACACACCTTTTAACACATGGACTTGCAAGTTAACTTTACCAAGACGTATGGACGAAACTTTGTGTGCAAAGTGCTATCGAACGACAAAACTTATGCCGAGAAGGGTGGCTCCTTCTCGTTAGCTGCAAGGCCACAACCTGCGCTACCCTTCTCGCTTGTAGTGCAGGGAAGTGCTTAAGCTTTTCCGACTCCAGCACTTCAATTGCCTTTCCTTTTTGCAATAATCATACATGGGACAACTCTTTACCCTTTTAACCATGTTAGctctaatttgattcaaatttataatattaaactctaatttaagttaatttaaattagagtatattgttattaaaaaattatcgataaaacaaatatattatcgAGAGATGAAAATAGTATCGTGTGCAAAATtacaagttttattatatatactaatgAAACAATTTTCACATACACTATTAAACTAAAGTTTTTGTTTGAAATCAattcatttaaatcaaactagTTTAGATTAGTTCTATtactatttataattattagtatccTACAATATAAGATACTATCATACAATACTTTAATTATACAAGATACTATCATACCATACTTTCATTATTAGTATCCtactatttataattattaacatattgtatgatacaatgTATATTACCTATACGAATTGATATACCTTTTTAAAGTATTTACGAATTTTCATTATACTAGGGTTGAATATGAATTAagtcaattcaattcaatttgacatTGAGCTATAATTTCagtttaacttaagtttgactcaaaccaattaaacaatattatttatctaatgtTATACTATTTATCTTATCCACAATTATGCGACGGTATCGGTGaccaattcaaacaaatttaaacttgtaattataaattcgaatctAATTCGAACCAACACATGGTTGCATCGGTTTGGCTCAAAACTTACCCCACTCTAAAATGGAGATGCATTTCACAATTGCAAGTAGGAGTAGAatccattaaaatttaaaccatGTATATATAAAGTTTACACGTGGCACTAAATGATGTatcaataaaaaacataatacaTAGATTagctaatataaataaattaacgtAATATtctgattaattaatttttaatgataataacaataataataataagacaGGATCCAAATAAATAGAAGCCGCCTCTCCTGTAAGGTTCTGGGGCGCAGCCACGTCACCAATTATTACCTTCCCCTTCTTCTTTCTCCCTCCCTCTCGGGTTCAGGAAAAAGAACCTGATGACACTTCTCTCATCAGGATTCATAATCCTTTCTGTCAAAAGTC
This is a stretch of genomic DNA from Mangifera indica cultivar Alphonso chromosome 11, CATAS_Mindica_2.1, whole genome shotgun sequence. It encodes these proteins:
- the LOC123230202 gene encoding probable serine/threonine-protein kinase PBL21, translating into MSCFSCLSRKKQDIKVDIDNGTRSTSRHSSVSSENGRVHDKENGAKAGGARGFTFRELAIATKNFKGVNLIGEGGFGKVYKGRLESGQTVAVKQLNHEGVQGHREFIVEVLMLSLLHHANLVTLIGYCTAGDQRLLVYEYMPMGSLEDHLYDMEGVQEPLSWNTRMKIAVGAAHGLEYLHCKADPPVIYRDLKAANILLDNDFNPKLSDFGLAKLGPVGDKTHVSTRVMGTYGYCAPEYAMSGKLTVKSDIYSFGVVLLELITGRKAIDLTKAHGEQNLVAWSRPLLRDQKKYSHLADPRLQGRFPRRCLNYAIAITAMCLNEEATYRPMIGDIVVALDYLASQSEKNTVSPNAGANGSPSSTTGFSRGSYSGKSTSV